A window of Apium graveolens cultivar Ventura chromosome 8, ASM990537v1, whole genome shotgun sequence contains these coding sequences:
- the LOC141679818 gene encoding uncharacterized protein LOC141679818 → MAPAEMKELASQIQELLDKGVIRPSEAILLKVSPWKGLTRFGKKGKLAPRYIGPFEVLNQVGKVAYELALPPQYQHVHNVFYVSLLKKYNPDVNHVIEYVQLEI, encoded by the exons atggcaccagcagagaTGAAGGAGTTAGCGAGTCAGAtacaagaacttttggataaaggagtcATAAGGCCAA gcgaagccatattgctaaaagtgtcaccatggaaggGTTTGACTCGATTTGGGAAAAAGGGGAAGTTGGCACCGCgttatattggtccttttgaagttCTAAATCAAGTAGGAAAAGTAGCCTATGAGTTGGCTCTACCGCCTCAGTATCAGCACGTTCATAATGTATTCTACGTGTCtttgcttaaaaagtataatccagatgtcaatcatgtgatagagtatgTGCAGTTAGAAATTTAG